A single window of Debaryomyces hansenii CBS767 chromosome F complete sequence DNA harbors:
- a CDS encoding DEHA2F13816p (some similarities with uniprot|Q04408 Saccharomyces cerevisiae YDR514C): protein MLQKACRSTISSHRGRLKYSLINISRSVVSKAIQKQNQNQSISVPNETAKNTNDAELKHLYKQNLEDYFKNREFHFKGESQKNELRKWMESVYLRKKILIAIDIEAWERNINKVTEIGIAVYNPNGQFYSLLPTVQQFHILIREHEKMYNGRYCPNNKSNFMGGVSYTLDLAESKKFVESVINKYSCESEEGIVLVGHHIEGDLKWLRSIGIELPHNVPIVDTARIHRLSYESGGSLRGILRNVGIPHGYLHNAANDAYYTLLASLAYCDPNTRIKNNLDEFHPHVIDPSKPSNKARKRKERMFDTSINVQHSNASGLYEELFPDNN from the coding sequence ATGCTACAAAAAGCTTGTCGATCTACGATACTGTCACATAGAGGCAGATTGAAATATAGTCTTATTAACATACTGAGATCCGTTGTATCCAAAGCTATACAAAAACAGAACCAAAATCAATCGATCTCAGTACCTAATGAGACTGCAAAGAATACGAATGATGCCGAATTAAAGCATCTATATAAGCAGAATTTAGAGgattatttcaagaatagagaatttcattttaaaGGAGAAAGTCAAAAGAATGAGTTACGGAAATGGATGGAAAGCGTATAtttaagaaagaaaatactAATTGCCATTGATATAGAGGCATGGGAAaggaatataaataaagtCACAGAAATTGGGATAGCTGTTTACAATCCAAATGGACAGTTTTATTCGCTTTTGCCAACAGTTCAGcaatttcatattcttaTCAGAGAACACGAGAAGATGTACAATGGTAGATATTGTCCTAACAATAAAAGCAACTTTATGGGAGGCGTATCATATACACTAGATCTAGCAGAAAGCAAGAAGTTTGTTGAGTCTgtaatcaataaatattccTGTGAGAGTGAAGAAGGAATCGTATTAGTAGGCCATCATATTGAAGGTGATTTGAAATGGCTACGAAGTATAGGGATCGAACTCCCTCATAACGTGCCTATAGTTGATACCGCAAGGATTCATAGGCTATCTTACGAATCAGGTGGCTCTTTAAGAGGAATATTAAGGAATGTGGGAATCCCCCATGGTTATCTTCATAATGCGGCAAATGATGCATACTACACCCTATTGGCATCACTTGCGTATTGTGATCCCAATACACGAATAAAGAACAACTTAGACGAGTTCCATCCTCACGTTATTGACCCATCCAAGCCTTCGAACAAAGCTAGAAAGAGAAAGGAAAGAATGTTTGACACTTCTATCAATGTTCAGCACTCCAATGCCCTGGGATtatatgaagaattatttccaGATAATAATTAA
- a CDS encoding DEHA2F13838p (similar to uniprot|P22936 Saccharomyces cerevisiae YKL114C APN1 Major apurinic/apyrimidinic endonuclease), whose protein sequence is MSTKAVKNTVKKTSAKSASKQVEFKYARDTKCKFKFGAHVAMAGGISKALTNAMNIGANSFALFLKSPRKWVSPDIKEDEVAKFAELCQKYGYNPRTDILPHGSYFINLANPDAEKEEKAYGSFLDDLKRCEKLNIGLYNFHPGSSLDGDHKEALKRLADNINRAIKDTEFVKIVIENMAGHGNLIGSNLQDIKDVIDMVEDKTRVGVCIDTCHTFAAGYDISNQEKFDEFFKLFEDTIGWEYLSAIHLNDSKAPLGANRDLHQKLGYGFLGLEVFRIIANFPKLQNIPIVLETPVDKDDTVYGEEIKLLEWLQDKKSDDVEYIAKSEELSKLGAKERAEHLKKFETKTSKTAKANAKRALQGDIGDMLSKKKKT, encoded by the coding sequence ATGAGTACTAAAGCTGTGAAAAACACTGTCAAAAAAACGTCCGCCAAATCAGCGAGTAAACAGGtagaattcaaatatgcCAGAGATACGAAGTGTAAATTCAAGTTTGGAGCCCATGTTGCTATGGCAGGAGGTATTTCTAAAGCGTTGACCAATGCAATGAACATTGGGGCTAATAGTTTTgcattatttttgaaatctcCAAGAAAATGGGTTTCTCCAGACATcaaggaagatgaagttgCAAAGTTTGCAGAATTATGTCAGAAATACGGGTATAACCCAAGAACAGATATCTTACCTCATGGATCTTACTTTATAAATTTGGCCAATCCTGACGcagagaaagaagagaaggCATACGGCTCTTTCTTGGATGACTTGAAGCGTTGTGAGAAGCTAAATATCGGATTATACAATTTCCACCCTGGATCTAGCTTGGATGGAGACCATAAGGAAGCATTGAAGAGACTTGCTGacaatataaatagagCAATTAAGGACACCGAGTTTGTGAAGATTGTTATCGAAAATATGGCTGGACACGGGAATTTAATCGGTTCAAACTTGCAAGACATCAAAGACGTCATTGACATGGTGGAGGACAAAACCAGGGTTGGTGTCTGTATTGACACCTGTCACACATTTGCTGCCGGATACGATATTTCAAACCAAGAAAAGTTTGATGAGTTCTTCAAGTTGTTTGAAGATACCATTGGCTGGGAATACTTGAGCGCAATTCACTTAAACGACTCCAAGGCGCCGTTGGGAGCCAACAGAGACTTACACCAGAAGTTAGGCTACGGGTTTCTAGGATTAGAGGTATTCAGAATTATTGCCAATTTTCCCAAGCTTCAAAATATCCCCATAGTTTTGGAAACACCGGTCGATAAAGATGACACAGTTTATGGCGAAGAGATCAAGCTACTCGAATGGCTACAAGATAAGAAACTGGATGACGTGGAATATATAGCCAAACTGGAGGAGTTGTCGAAGCTTGGTGCGAAGGAGAGAGCCGAACACCTAAAGAAATTCGAAACAAAAACCTCCAAGACAGCAAAGGCAAATGCCAAGAGAGCACTCCAAGGCGACATTGGTGACATGttatcgaagaagaagaagacttaG
- a CDS encoding DEHA2F13860p (similar to uniprot|Q02630 Saccharomyces cerevisiae YMR047C NUP116 Subunit of the nuclear pore complex (NPC) that is localized to both sides of the pore), which translates to MFGRSTSGFGGFGSTSGSNASPFGAANNNATTGTSPFGGANNATSGGGIFGANNNASTGGGFGGGSTFGANNTTSAFGAPSAPSAPSGGMFGASNATSSPFGASNNNANSTSAFGAPSAMGTSAFGASNAAGAGAGAGGLFGSANKSTFGGGFGTPTNNNTSPFGASTTSGFGVGAGAGNVDPNVNNGTGGKPFTPYTEKDSTGTNVFQNVSSMPEYKNFSFDELRLKDYEQNRKFGNANAPGATAPAGGFGASTTGGFGFGAPNNNASSAFGSGATGASPFGATNNTATNTTANTGFGAQTNNSLFGSSNTGSAFGAANNNTAFGGQNNSAFGGQGNSAFGGSNAFGGNTNTSAFGSGGSTGFGANKPNPFGASNTGTSGFGASNAGGGFGANNTNNSPFGGNNTSAFGSNTSPAVNNTTNPFGANNANANSSPFGATQNSNTSGGLFGGANNTNNNAFGANNNTAPGFGGSSGGLFGNTQNNAQAGGSFGANKPATGGLFGGQNNTNNAGGGLFGGQSNTNNTSGGLFGQNTNTNNNSGGLFGSKPAAPSGGLFGGNQNTAAPSGGLFGNTAQNNNASTGGGLFGGNKPAGTTGGLFGSQNNASNTSNSFGNNQSNNTSGGLFGNKPPGTANTGGGLFGSNNNTTGSSGGLFGGSNNNTGTNASGGLFGSNNNTGTSTLGSNNSTGSGGLFGSKPATGNNAPSTGGLFGGNNTNAGLGGGLFGSNNNQAQGQPGQQQQQQQPLANISKQNPYGDNPLFQSITGSQQSNNGGVPSATPVNASAGSKKPVTLATAHRIAPLFKPSALPKKSPSPVSASNVPMSSSENKENIFTQGTDKAIISSDIFAPKASFKELVLDKSKSPSSNNSLLSAGQTQYTPSKQVSFVLNKDEGSEYDADKNDESNPKALETIPASNGEATRIEFDDDGYWTSPSISELKKKSLSELRSVDNFIVGRKHYGQIKFLEPVDLSSFVNLDDITGNLIIFGSKSCIVYPDDNKPQEGEGLNLPAKITLEGCYPINKADKLPILDPKSEFVRRHIENLKTLPGMDFKSYDPVNGNWSFTVTSM; encoded by the coding sequence ATGTTCGGTCGGTCTACATCAGGATTTGGAGGATTCGGCAGTACAAGTGGTAGCAATGCTTCACCATTTGGAGCCgctaataataatgcgACAACAGGGACATCACCATTTGGAGGAGCTAATAATGCAACTTCTGGCGGAGGTATATTTGGCGCTAACAACAATGCTAGTACTGGAGGTGGATTTGGAGGCGGTAGCACTTTTGGAGCAAATAATACCACTTCTGCGTTCGGTGCACCAAGTGCACCAAGCGCACCTAGTGGAGGCATGTTTGGAGCATCCAATGCCACTTCGTCTCCGTTTGGAGCTAGTAACAATAATGCCAATAGCACATCAGCATTTGGTGCACCCAGTGCTATGGGTACATCGGCGTTTGGAGCGTCCAATGCTGCTGGTGCTGGTGCTGGTGCTGGCGGTTTATTTGGATCCGCCAACAAATCGACATTTGGAGGAGGATTTGGTACTCCTACGAATAACAATACTTCACCTTTTGGAGCGTCTACAACATCAGGGTTTGGAGTGGGAGCCGGTGCAGGAAATGTTGACCCTAACGTCAACAATGGTACTGGCGGTAAGCCATTCACCCCGTACACCGAAAAAGATTCGACGGGAACAAACGTTTTTCAAAACGTCAGTTCGATGCCTGAGTACAAGAATTTTTCGTTTGACGAATTGAGGTTGAAGGATTACGAACAGAATAGAAAGTTTGGAAATGCAAATGCCCCAGGAGCTACTGCGCCAGCCGGTGGTTTTGGAGCTTCTACAACCGGAGGATTTGGGTTTGGTGCGcctaataataatgcaaGTTCAGCATTTGGATCTGGTGCAACGGGTGCATCTCCTTTCGGTGCTACAAATAATACTGCTACAAACACCACCGCAAATACTGGATTTGGCGCTCAAACCAACAATTCTCTATTTGGATCTAGTAACACGGGTTCAGCCTTTGGTGCTGCAAACAACAATACAGCTTTTGGTGGCCAAAACAATTCAGCATTCGGTGGCCAAGGGAATTCAGCATTTGGTGGTTCAAACGCATTTGGTGGTAATACCAACACATCGGCATTTGGTAGTGGTGGTTCTACAGGATTTGGGGCTAATAAACCAAACCCATTCGGTGCGTCGAATACAGGTACCTCTGGATTCGGTGCTTCCAATGCAGGTGGGGGTTTTGGTGCTAATAACACTAACAATTCTCCATTTGGTGGTAACAACACGTCTGCGTTCGGATCAAATACATCCCCAGCTGTTAATAATACCACCAACCCATTTGGGGCCAATAATGCAAATGCTAATAGTTCACCATTCGGGGCTACTCAAAATTCTAATACATCTGGAGGATTATTTGGTGGAGCCAATAATACAAACAATAATGCGTTTGGTGCAAATAACAATACTGCACCAGGTTTTGGAGGTTCCAGCGGTGGATTATTCGGTAATACCCAAAATAATGCACAAGCCGGTGGGTCATTTGGTGCTAATAAACCAGCAACTGGTGGATTATTTGGTGGTCaaaataatactaataatgcAGGCGGTGGATTATTTGGAGGCCAAagtaatacaaataatacaaGCGGTGGATTATTTGGACAAAACACCAATACAAATAACAATTCAGGTGGTTTGTTTGGAAGTAAACCAGCAGCTCCATCTGGAGGCTTATTTGGAGGTAATCAAAATACAGCAGCTCCCTCTGGCGGGCTTTTTGGTAATACTGCCCAGAACAACAATGCAAGTACTGGTGGAGGCCTTTTTGGAGGAAACAAACCTGCAGGGACTACTGGtggattatttggatcGCAAAATAATGCTAGTAACACATCCAACTCATTTGGCAATAATCAAAGTAACAATACTAGTGGTGGATTATTTGGCAATAAACCACCTGGTACTGCCAATACAGGGGGAGGCTTGTTTGGaagcaataataatacaacAGGTAGTTCTGGAGGATTATTCGGGGGtagcaataataatacaggAACAAATGCATCCGGAGGTTTGTTTGGAAGCAACAATAACACGGGGACGAGTACATTAGGTTCAAACAATAGTACGGGTAGTGGTGGATTATTTGGAAGCAAGCCAGCTACAGGTAATAATGCACCATCAACTGGTGGATTGTTCGGTGGAAACAATACTAATGCAGGGCTAGGTGGCGGTCTTTTCGgatctaataataatcaagCTCAAGGCCAGCCAGgtcaacaacaacagcagcaacaaCCTTTAGCTAATATTAGTAAACAAAATCCATACGGTGATAATCCATTATTCCAAAGCATTACTGGCTCGCAACAGCTGAATAATGGTGGTGTTCCAAGTGCGACTCCAGTTAATGCTTCAGCCGGTTCTAAGAAGCCTGTTACTTTAGCAACAGCACATAGAATTGCGCCATTATTTAAACCAAGCGCTTTACCAAAGAAATCACCAAGCCCTGTTAGTGCATCTAATGTCCCAATGTCTAGTTCCGAGAACaaggaaaatatattcactCAGGGTACTGATAAAGCAATCATATCTTCTGATATCTTTGCACCTAAAGCAAGCTTCAAGGAGTTGGTCTTAGATAAATCTAAATCTCCAAGCAGTAATAATTCGCTACTCTCAGCAGGTCAAACTCAATACACTCCATCCAAACAAGTTTCGtttgttttgaataaagatgaaGGTTCTGAGTATGATGCTGATAAGAATGATGAATCAAACCCTAAAGCGTTGGAAACTATTCCAGCATCTAATGGAGAGGCAACTAGAATCGAATTTGACGATGACGGCTATTGGACATCCCCATCTATATCCgaattaaaaaagaaatCTTTGTCTGAATTACGTTCAGTAGATAATTTCATAGTTGGTCGTAAACATTACGgtcaaattaaatttttggaaCCTGTCGATTTGTCCAGTTTTGTAAATTTGGATGACATAACCGGTAATCTTATAATCTTTGGATCCAAATCTTGCATAGTTTACCCTGATGACAACAAGCCACAAGAAGGAGAAGGGTTGAACCTTCCAGCAAAGATAACTCTTGAAGGATGCTATCCTATCAACAAAGCCGACAAGTTACCTATACTTGATCCAAAGAGTGAATTTGTTCGTCGTCACattgaaaacttgaaaaCATTACCTGGTATGGATTTCAAATCCTACGATCCTGTTAATGGTAATTGGTCATTTACTGTTACTTCGATGTAG
- a CDS encoding DEHA2F13882p (similar to uniprot|P26793 Saccharomyces cerevisiae YKL113C RAD27 5' to 3' exonuclease) — protein MGVKGLNQLIKEHAPEAFKEFQLKNLFGRKIAIDASMCLYQFLIAVRQAEGQQLTNDEGETTSHLSGMFYRTIRLVENSIKPVYVFDGKPPVLKGGELEKRLLRREEAIKQRENIKDEGTIEDMVRYEKRTVRVTREQNDEAKKLLELMGVPYVNAPCEAEAQCAELARGGKVFAAASEDMDTICYQPPFLLRHLTFSEARKMPIDQIQYEKVLEALEMDRETFIDLCILLGCDYCETIRGVGPVTAFKLIKEHGSLDKIVEYLTNNPDKTNFKVPEDWPYDEARKLFINPDTIDASEVNLKWKEPDVEGLIQYMVKEKGFSEDRIRSGAEKLKKGLKGGVQGRLDGFFQSVPKPKDSADKKRKNDTKSAKSKKAKTRK, from the exons ATGGGTGTTAAAG GActtaatcaattaataaaggAACATGCTCCTGAAGCATTCaaagaatttcaattgaaaaatttatttggaAGAAAGATTGCCATTGATGCTTCCATGTGCTTATATCAATTCTTAATTGCTGTTAGGCAGGCCGAAGGTCAACAATTAACCAATGACGAGGGTGAAACTACCTCCCATTTACTGGGTATGTTCTACCGTACAATTCGTTTAGTTGAAAATAGTATTAAGCCTGTGTACGTTTTTGATGGAAAACCACCAGTTTTGAAAGGAGGTGAATTGGAAAAAAGATTGCttagaagagaagaagCAATTAAACAAAGAGAGAACATAAAAGATGAAGGTACGATTGAGGATATGGTAAGATATGAGAAACGGACAGTCAGAGTCACTCGAGAACAAAATGACGAAGCTAAAAAGTTACTAGAATTAATGGGTGTGCCTTATGTTAATGCGCCGTGTGAAGCAGAAGCACAATGTGCGGAATTAGCTAGAGGTGGGAAAGTCTTTGCAGCTGCATCAGAAGATATGGATACCATATGTTACCAACCTCCGTTCTTGTTGAGGCATTTAACCTTCTCGGAAGCAAGAAAAATGCCAATTGACCAAATCCAATACGAAAAGGTTTTAGAGGCCTTAGAGATGGACAGAGAaacatttattgatttatgtATTCTATTAGGTTGTGATTATTGTGAAACAATTAGAGGTGTTGGACCGGTAACTgcattcaaattaattaagGAGCATGGTTCTCTAGACAAAATAGTTGAATACTTGACAAATAATCCCGATAAGACTAATTTCAAAGTTCCTGAAGATTGGCCCTATGATGAAGCCAGAAAATTGTTTATTAACCCGGACACAATCGATGCCAGTGAAGTTAATTTAAAATGGAAAGAGCCGGACGTGGAGGGACTTATCCAATATATGGTCAAGGAAAAAGGCTTCAGCGAGGATAGAATAAGAAGTGGAgcagaaaaattaaagaaaggTTTGAAAGGTGGAGTTCAGGGAAGATTGGACGGATTCTTCCAGTCTGTACCTAAACCAAAAGATTCAGCGGAtaagaagaggaagaatGATACCAAATCTGCGAAATCAAAAAAGGCGAAAACAAGAAAGTAA
- a CDS encoding DEHA2F13904p (highly similar to uniprot|P40303 Saccharomyces cerevisiae YOL038W PRE6 20S proteasome alpha-type subunit), which produces MSGYDSALSIFSPDGHVFQVEYASEAVKRGTCAVGVKGKETVVLGCEKRTTLKLQDPRITPSKICKVDNHVLLAFAGLNADARILVDKARVEAQSHRLTLEDSVTVEYLTKYVAGVQQKYTQSGGVRPFGIATIIAGFDSNDNVPKLYQTEPSGVYNAWKAHAIGRSSKTVKEFLEKHYEEDMSDEQTIKLTIKSLLEVVQTGAKNIEVSVLKSGDRIEKLSVDEIKKYVDEIEAEIEAEAQKKKPKSRDT; this is translated from the exons ATGAGTGGTTACGATAGTGCTTTATCCATTTTTTC ACCTGATGGACATGTTTTCC AGGTTGAATATGCTTCTGAAGCAGTTAAAAGAGGGACGTGTGCTGTTGGTGTTAAAGGTAAAGAAACAGTGGTATTAGGGTGTGAGAAGAGAACAACATTAAAATTACAAGATCCACGTATCACGCCTTCGAAGATATGTAAGGTTGACAATCACGTCTTGCTAGCATTTGCTGGGTTAAATGCAGACGCAAGAATCTTGGTTGATAAGGCCAGAGTTGAAGCCCAATCGCATAGATTAACATTGGAAGATTCTGTGACTGTTGAATATTTAACCAAGTATGTAGCAGGTGTTCAGCAAAAATATACCCAATCGGGTGGTGTTAGACCATTCGGAATTGCCACCATAATTGCTGGTTTTGATAGTAATGACAATGTCCCAAAATTATATCAGACTGAACCATCGGGAGTGTACAATGCATGGAAAGCTCATGCCATCGGTAGATCATCTAAAACTGTAAAGGAATTCTTAGAGAAGCACTATGAAGAAGACATGAGTGATGAGCAAACCATTAAATTGACAATAAAGTCGTTATTAGAAGTGGTTCAAACAGGAGCCAAAAATATCGAAGTGTCTGTTTTGAAATCGGGTGacagaattgaaaaattatctgttgatgaaattaagaaGTACGTTGATGAGATTGAAGCCGAAATTGAAGCGGAAGcacaaaagaagaagccaAAATCTAGAGATACGTAG